A DNA window from Microcystis aeruginosa NIES-843 contains the following coding sequences:
- the tsaB gene encoding tRNA (adenosine(37)-N6)-threonylcarbamoyltransferase complex dimerization subunit type 1 TsaB encodes MSSPVYGLALHTSSPQLGLALSNFRDDSRQQTWDLDRDLSNLFHPYLKQFLAPQKWADLAFLATAKGPGSFTSTRIGIVTGRTLAQQLQLPIFTVSSLAAFAWLQRDFYPLDTYLALEMPATRGQLYVGIYRGNRVYLADSLMTPEQWQQTLENLTISYQRLATPSFLGINATDILDLAYLDWQTGKRPHWSEALPFYGM; translated from the coding sequence TTGTCTTCCCCTGTTTACGGATTAGCCTTACATACCAGCAGTCCCCAACTAGGACTGGCCCTCTCTAATTTCAGGGATGATAGCCGTCAACAAACTTGGGACTTAGACAGGGATTTATCGAACCTATTCCACCCCTATCTAAAACAGTTCCTAGCCCCGCAAAAATGGGCAGATTTAGCCTTTCTAGCCACCGCTAAGGGGCCGGGTAGCTTTACCAGTACCCGCATCGGTATAGTCACCGGTAGAACCCTAGCACAACAATTACAGCTACCGATTTTTACCGTCTCCAGTTTAGCGGCCTTTGCTTGGTTACAACGGGATTTTTACCCCCTCGATACCTATCTAGCCCTAGAAATGCCCGCAACTAGGGGACAATTGTATGTGGGCATCTATCGGGGTAATCGGGTTTATTTAGCTGATAGCCTGATGACTCCGGAACAATGGCAGCAGACTTTAGAAAACTTAACTATTTCCTATCAAAGATTAGCCACACCCAGTTTTTTAGGCATAAATGCCACTGATATCCTCGATTTAGCCTATTTGGACTGGCAAACGGGAAAACGCCCCCATTGGTCGGAGGCGCTCCCATTTTACGGGATGTGA